A part of Paenibacillus sp. 481 genomic DNA contains:
- a CDS encoding copper amine oxidase N-terminal domain-containing protein gives MIVTCILISSQVTAMPIAAAAVVEPIATIRATPSEPLPIKVVPKASPQEARLIDREGNLIKVNCHIISGKTYIPIAKLSTFLSLQVRWEALSQTVIIKGVHAGITWNSRTDYMQVNGKDVTLTTNPVLLNHTTLVPLQLLRDVFSINYHWDGTTKTIQLIDSGELDFVNTAST, from the coding sequence ATGATTGTAACTTGTATACTTATTAGCTCACAAGTCACAGCAATGCCTATTGCTGCAGCCGCAGTGGTAGAACCTATAGCTACTATTAGAGCAACGCCATCAGAACCACTACCAATTAAAGTGGTACCTAAGGCATCTCCACAGGAGGCTCGCTTAATTGATAGAGAAGGTAATTTAATTAAAGTCAATTGTCATATCATTAGTGGAAAGACTTATATTCCTATCGCGAAGCTATCGACTTTTTTATCATTACAAGTACGATGGGAAGCCCTCTCTCAGACCGTAATCATTAAAGGTGTTCATGCAGGCATTACATGGAACTCCAGAACAGACTATATGCAAGTTAACGGCAAGGATGTTACATTAACGACCAACCCAGTTCTTCTCAACCATACAACGCTCGTTCCCCTACAGTTGCTCCGAGATGTATTCAGCATCAATTACCATTGGGACGGCACTACAAAAACAATACAACTCATTGATTCAGGCGAACTCGATTTTGTCAATACCGCTTCTACGTAA
- a CDS encoding DUF4269 domain-containing protein → MDVDWGNIHYLKNGTERQRCAYSCLIKHQIVTALEPYNPVLVGTIPLQIDVKNSDLDMICEVYAHNQELFISDVTQKFSQYPSFKLEVGDLAITCNFDTDDFPIEIYAEARPVTEQNGYRHMVAEARILRVLGEVAVAEIRQLKEAGMKTEPAFAAYLQLPGDPYEAMLEWYDRCEEELVRSLAHFQCLKELSTHDIRE, encoded by the coding sequence ATGGACGTAGACTGGGGAAATATTCATTACTTAAAAAACGGAACAGAGCGCCAACGTTGCGCCTACTCATGTTTGATCAAACATCAAATTGTGACCGCGCTTGAACCTTATAACCCTGTACTCGTCGGGACGATTCCGCTGCAAATCGATGTGAAAAATAGTGATTTGGATATGATTTGTGAGGTGTACGCGCACAATCAGGAATTGTTTATTAGTGACGTGACACAAAAGTTCAGTCAGTATCCTTCATTTAAGCTCGAAGTGGGCGACCTTGCGATCACTTGCAATTTTGACACAGACGACTTTCCCATTGAAATTTATGCGGAAGCTCGTCCTGTGACGGAGCAGAATGGCTACAGGCATATGGTAGCGGAAGCCCGCATTTTACGCGTGCTTGGTGAGGTGGCTGTTGCCGAGATCCGCCAGTTAAAAGAGGCAGGAATGAAGACAGAGCCTGCTTTTGCTGCGTATTTGCAACTACCAGGCGACCCATACGAAGCCATGCTAGAGTGGTATGATAGGTGTGAAGAAGAGCTAGTACGAAGTCTTGCTCACTTTCAATGTTTAAAGGAGTTGTCTACTCACGATATAAGGGAGTAG
- a CDS encoding hydroxysqualene dehydroxylase, producing MVSKSQPSVIVLGGGVAGMSAAHELVERGYRVSVYEMRTTPGGKARSMLVPQSGTNGRKDLPGEHGFRFFPKFYKHITDTMKRIPYKHNEDGVFDNLVEGTNLGLAFFDRPMLPFLTEFPQSLADWRTLLKSLFDNKLGLSNEDVEHYVSCLWKVLTSCDERRLLDFQRESWWNFLEGDKQSDTFKHIFTGLTRVLVAAKAREANACTIGTVGATLMLDMVLPGGSADRMLNGPTNDVWLHPWLDHLRAEGVEFHLGAKVEHIECQVGKIQSVTISQNGSNEVITADYYIAAFPVEIMAKLLTDELVAADPLLGGLTQLAESVEWMNGIQFFLNQDVPVVHGHAILMDSPWALTLVSQAQFWPDFPMESFGNGDVQGVLSIDISDWEEPGLLYGKPAMKCTKEEIKEEVWEQLKRSLNVEHTMLTDDMLVTWFLDEDIQFPNPHEVINMEPLLVNRVHTWNLRPNAYTAIPNLFLAADYVRTNTDLATMEGANEAARRAVNAIIEASGFDAPYCKIWDMYEYPLLSAWRQHDRSRYERGLPWNGKIMG from the coding sequence ATGGTTTCAAAGTCACAACCTTCCGTAATCGTACTCGGTGGCGGCGTCGCTGGAATGAGTGCTGCACACGAATTAGTAGAACGTGGATATCGAGTATCTGTGTATGAAATGAGAACTACTCCCGGAGGAAAGGCACGCAGTATGCTTGTTCCTCAATCAGGTACGAATGGGCGCAAAGACCTGCCTGGAGAACACGGATTCCGTTTCTTCCCTAAATTTTACAAACATATCACGGATACGATGAAACGTATCCCATACAAACATAATGAAGACGGCGTATTTGATAATTTAGTAGAAGGAACGAATTTGGGGCTCGCTTTTTTTGATCGACCGATGCTGCCATTTCTTACGGAGTTTCCACAGTCGTTGGCTGACTGGCGGACATTGCTTAAATCGTTATTCGACAATAAGCTCGGGCTGAGCAATGAGGATGTCGAGCATTACGTCTCCTGCTTGTGGAAAGTATTAACGAGTTGTGACGAGCGCCGCTTACTTGATTTTCAGCGCGAGTCGTGGTGGAACTTTCTTGAAGGGGATAAGCAATCCGATACATTCAAGCATATTTTTACAGGGCTAACACGTGTACTCGTTGCAGCTAAGGCGCGTGAAGCAAATGCTTGTACGATTGGTACGGTGGGAGCTACATTAATGCTAGACATGGTCCTTCCAGGAGGAAGCGCGGATCGGATGCTAAATGGACCGACGAACGATGTATGGCTGCATCCATGGCTTGATCATTTGCGCGCAGAAGGCGTCGAATTTCATCTTGGAGCTAAAGTCGAACATATCGAATGTCAAGTTGGGAAGATTCAAAGTGTAACGATAAGTCAAAATGGCTCCAATGAAGTCATAACTGCCGACTATTATATTGCGGCGTTTCCAGTAGAAATTATGGCCAAATTACTTACGGATGAACTTGTGGCAGCTGACCCCTTGTTAGGTGGACTCACACAGTTAGCCGAATCTGTTGAGTGGATGAACGGCATACAGTTCTTCTTGAATCAAGATGTACCCGTTGTACATGGACATGCGATCTTAATGGATAGCCCGTGGGCGTTAACGCTCGTGTCGCAAGCGCAATTTTGGCCGGATTTTCCGATGGAGAGCTTTGGTAATGGTGATGTGCAGGGCGTGCTATCCATTGATATTTCCGACTGGGAAGAGCCAGGCCTCTTGTATGGCAAGCCCGCAATGAAATGCACGAAAGAAGAAATTAAGGAAGAAGTATGGGAACAACTGAAGCGCAGTCTCAATGTCGAGCATACGATGTTGACAGACGACATGCTTGTGACATGGTTTTTAGATGAGGACATTCAGTTTCCTAACCCGCATGAAGTCATCAATATGGAACCGTTGCTCGTCAATCGTGTCCATACATGGAATTTACGGCCGAACGCTTACACGGCGATCCCGAATTTATTTTTAGCAGCTGATTACGTTCGGACCAATACGGATTTGGCGACAATGGAAGGGGCCAATGAAGCGGCTCGCCGAGCGGTTAACGCTATTATAGAAGCAAGTGGTTTTGATGCTCCTTATTGTAAAATATGGGATATGTACGAGTATCCTTTACTGTCAGCATGGCGTCAACATGACCGCTCTCGATATGAACGCGGACTTCCGTGGAACGGTAAAATTATGGGCTAA
- a CDS encoding sensor histidine kinase — MLALIQSIIAHEIKDLFYIMSACLMFLIITPKFMYNHNRRKILFVLILIVLTFCYIGYEEINPFVYAVYTTPVCLALAALFEGVIPGIFTWLAFNICGVLFVQNDFLPSFVGSTILLAIGCFFHYRQLMQSTYWRISLLAITMLTSYLIPFLFLFNKWDDVTSVEMIIAIVGSYLSSIFVSYLYYHVKNQERLSEELYRAEKYQVIGQFAASISHEIRNPLTTAHGFLQLMRRENLTPEQMEKYRSYAIEGINQANAIITDYLNYAKPTVERPKPLNIQCEIDSVMPMITSLCVLSQIELDIQHLSKQPMYVMGESKKFQQCLLNIMKNAIEAMANGGHLNVTTWSDKEGVHIHVKDTGVGMSDYQIRRIGMPFYTTKEKGTGLGLMVVMSLVQAMHGKISYYSRPNEGTTCVLLFKPLKM, encoded by the coding sequence ATGTTAGCTTTGATTCAATCTATTATTGCACATGAAATAAAAGATTTGTTCTATATTATGAGCGCATGCCTCATGTTTTTAATTATTACACCTAAGTTTATGTATAATCATAATCGGCGTAAAATATTGTTCGTCCTTATCTTAATCGTCTTGACGTTCTGTTATATCGGTTACGAAGAGATTAATCCTTTCGTGTATGCGGTGTATACAACGCCAGTCTGCCTAGCACTAGCTGCTCTATTCGAAGGCGTTATTCCAGGTATTTTTACGTGGTTGGCCTTTAATATTTGTGGTGTGTTGTTTGTGCAAAATGATTTTTTGCCGTCATTCGTCGGTTCGACGATCTTGTTGGCTATCGGTTGTTTTTTTCATTACCGGCAATTGATGCAAAGTACGTATTGGCGAATTTCTCTTCTTGCGATCACAATGCTTACAAGCTATCTGATCCCATTTCTATTCTTGTTTAACAAATGGGATGATGTGACGAGCGTGGAGATGATCATTGCCATTGTGGGATCCTATTTGTCGTCGATATTTGTAAGCTACCTTTACTATCACGTCAAAAATCAGGAACGATTAAGCGAAGAGCTATATCGGGCGGAAAAATATCAGGTAATTGGGCAGTTTGCAGCGTCTATTTCGCATGAGATCCGTAATCCGCTCACGACGGCGCACGGTTTTTTACAGCTGATGCGGCGCGAGAATTTAACGCCAGAGCAAATGGAAAAATACCGTTCCTATGCGATCGAAGGCATTAATCAAGCCAATGCGATCATTACGGATTATTTGAATTATGCCAAACCGACAGTTGAGCGTCCGAAGCCGCTCAATATCCAATGCGAGATTGATAGTGTTATGCCGATGATTACGTCACTTTGTGTGCTGTCGCAAATTGAACTAGACATTCAACATTTGTCTAAACAACCGATGTACGTCATGGGGGAATCCAAGAAATTCCAACAATGCTTGCTTAATATTATGAAAAATGCCATTGAAGCAATGGCGAACGGCGGTCATTTGAACGTGACGACGTGGTCAGATAAAGAAGGCGTCCATATTCATGTGAAAGATACAGGAGTAGGGATGAGTGACTATCAAATTAGACGAATCGGCATGCCTTTCTATACGACGAAAGAGAAGGGTACAGGCTTGGGCTTAATGGTCGTGATGAGCTTGGTGCAAGCCATGCACGGCAAAATATCGTACTATAGCCGACCAAATGAAGGCACGACATGTGTATTGTTGTTCAAACCATTGAAAATGTAA
- a CDS encoding methyl-accepting chemotaxis protein, protein MQLKLTVQQRLILSFCVILIIPSLTIGFLSFESANVIVKQQVVQSTEQNMKLLNSEIDTLIVDSKRNIEFLAQTVQIQGDVKADHSPLRQLVNRFQALHPDLVSTYVGTAEGAMIQAPKLKLPADYDPRTREWYKLAMKNKGKVVVTPPYKTASTGDVVVSLSRTTADGRGVVGMNLKLDHLMTMTSDVKIGYQGYAIILDQTGKYIVHPKLERGSTAEGDWTEAVYAKPSGHISYVFDGTPKEMYFISNEQTGWIIIGTMYPEDFAKASEPIFNTTFIVIAVAIVLGAVIIFFIIRSILTPLRRLMRAAHSISEGDLTVQLDDVSRDEIGELSRSFNLMMKSLRSVLNEVSDTSLHLSSSAQELAAASDQSAKASQHTAESMMELAEGSEQQVLTMNEADRTVQEITQGVKSIEGSSHTVAQAAIQSSDVAAEGSHSIQKAIKQMESISSSVHQLRDTMNGLSAHTHSIDDIVKAISAIASQTNLLALNASIEAARAGEHGRGFAVVASEVRKLAEQSSIMARQIAETIQLIQVEMKKSAAHTVTSAAEVELGIEVMSDTGAAFARIEQAVDVVATQIQEVSASAQQMAAGTEQMNGYMHEVKVVTMKMAEGTQSVSATTEEQLASMEEMSTSAEELSRMAERLELQITKFKL, encoded by the coding sequence ATGCAACTCAAACTTACTGTACAACAGCGCCTCATTCTGTCTTTTTGCGTCATACTCATTATTCCCAGCTTAACGATTGGTTTTCTTTCTTTTGAAAGCGCTAATGTAATTGTTAAGCAGCAAGTTGTTCAATCTACCGAACAAAACATGAAGCTATTAAACAGTGAAATTGATACGTTGATCGTGGATAGCAAACGGAACATTGAGTTCCTTGCGCAGACCGTGCAAATTCAAGGCGATGTGAAGGCTGACCATTCTCCACTTCGTCAACTCGTGAATCGTTTTCAAGCTCTTCATCCAGACCTAGTCAGTACGTATGTGGGGACTGCGGAAGGCGCTATGATTCAAGCGCCTAAATTAAAATTACCAGCAGATTATGACCCAAGAACCCGAGAATGGTACAAGCTGGCTATGAAAAATAAAGGGAAAGTCGTGGTTACTCCTCCTTACAAAACGGCTTCTACAGGCGATGTCGTCGTTTCGTTATCTCGGACAACAGCTGATGGACGTGGAGTCGTGGGAATGAATTTGAAGTTGGATCATTTAATGACGATGACTAGTGATGTCAAAATCGGCTATCAAGGCTATGCAATCATTCTCGATCAGACGGGTAAATATATCGTGCATCCCAAGCTAGAGCGAGGTAGTACAGCCGAAGGGGATTGGACAGAAGCGGTGTACGCGAAGCCTTCGGGTCATATCAGTTATGTATTTGATGGTACACCGAAAGAAATGTACTTTATTTCGAATGAGCAAACGGGCTGGATTATTATAGGGACCATGTATCCTGAAGATTTTGCGAAAGCGTCCGAGCCTATTTTTAATACGACGTTTATCGTTATTGCTGTGGCGATTGTGTTGGGAGCTGTCATCATCTTCTTTATCATTCGCTCGATCTTAACTCCTTTGAGGCGTCTCATGAGAGCTGCTCATTCCATTAGTGAGGGTGATTTGACCGTGCAGCTGGATGATGTCTCTCGTGATGAAATCGGCGAGCTTAGTCGCAGCTTCAATCTCATGATGAAATCGTTGCGATCCGTGTTAAATGAGGTGTCAGACACGTCGTTGCACTTGTCTTCCTCGGCGCAAGAGTTAGCAGCAGCCTCCGATCAGTCAGCTAAAGCGTCGCAGCATACGGCTGAGAGCATGATGGAGCTTGCGGAAGGTTCAGAGCAGCAAGTGTTGACCATGAACGAGGCTGACCGTACCGTGCAAGAAATTACGCAAGGTGTAAAAAGCATTGAAGGTAGTTCACACACGGTAGCGCAAGCTGCAATTCAATCGTCAGATGTCGCTGCGGAAGGTAGTCATTCCATCCAGAAAGCGATCAAGCAGATGGAATCGATTAGCAGTAGTGTCCATCAATTAAGAGATACAATGAACGGGCTTAGTGCACATACGCATAGTATTGATGACATCGTCAAGGCGATTTCAGCTATAGCTTCGCAGACGAACCTATTAGCGTTGAATGCTTCAATTGAAGCTGCGCGTGCAGGTGAGCATGGCAGGGGCTTTGCGGTGGTAGCCAGTGAGGTACGCAAGCTGGCTGAACAGTCTTCCATCATGGCACGGCAAATTGCCGAGACGATCCAGCTTATTCAGGTTGAAATGAAGAAATCGGCGGCGCATACGGTAACAAGCGCAGCGGAAGTAGAGCTTGGGATCGAAGTGATGAGTGACACAGGAGCTGCGTTTGCGCGGATTGAGCAGGCTGTCGATGTGGTGGCAACACAGATTCAAGAAGTATCGGCATCCGCGCAGCAAATGGCTGCAGGTACAGAACAGATGAATGGCTACATGCACGAAGTGAAAGTTGTGACGATGAAGATGGCCGAAGGAACGCAAAGTGTGTCAGCCACGACTGAGGAGCAGCTTGCCTCGATGGAGGAAATGAGCACGTCAGCAGAGGAACTGTCTCGTATGGCAGAACGTCTGGAATTACAAATTACGAAGTTCAAACTTTAA
- a CDS encoding YqkE family protein gives MAKKRRQAAAPAASSSDKPATLKDLLGADVLNKLKAQSEELKAAEAERKEQERKVAEDARKAEQKMLDNDFSYLLNNSKMDWKKFKS, from the coding sequence ATGGCGAAAAAGAGAAGACAAGCAGCTGCTCCAGCGGCATCTTCGTCGGACAAGCCAGCTACGTTAAAGGATTTGCTTGGCGCTGATGTGTTGAACAAGCTGAAGGCGCAAAGCGAAGAGCTGAAGGCAGCCGAAGCGGAGCGCAAGGAACAAGAGCGCAAGGTGGCAGAAGATGCGCGCAAAGCGGAGCAGAAGATGCTTGATAATGATTTTTCGTATTTGTTGAACAATAGTAAGATGGATTGGAAAAAGTTCAAATCTTAA
- a CDS encoding HelD family protein, translated as MNDSFQSAYQEEAERLHETMTEIHRQYDRLHSVPVYTGTDFTEQVLEDTREMRRQRLQRAMKEPYFGRLDFEELGKLPLPLYIGKHGVDRDIKPGQAESYPYVVDWRAPVASLFYSFTGGTDLISYEAPEGAIEGYVHLKRNLVIREQSLQRVVDTFNREEGEGDGPVTDEFLVYRLGENKDNRLRDIVSTIQVEQDRIIRAPKNKALFIQGVAGSGKTTVALHRLAFLLYQYHEQIRADKMMIFAPNRMFLDYISNVLPELGVGNIQQRTFPEWTLEVIGLEGKVELASSMEQAEKWFGSIAGRPVLDDQVSGRFKGSIAFMRMIEARLSAWEQQAVPVENFIPWDGGVLSNRIISDWFYNEYRSYEPAKRKERVFSRIQRWIEMELKHERSKTLLKEKKKSASQRLKSYMKKWADLDTFSMYRSLFDPKQPLNVSLESMEDAEHLTHSEHSAHSDRVDDLPVIPPDVQKETFAYLRKKTVRHEDLAAMLYLHVRLNGVASEYRYDHVVIDEAQDFSPLQVAVLDYFVRNHSFTVLGDLSQGIHAYAGILDWSEMRSLFKTDENDYFALTRSYRSTMEIIHFANVILERGVKTDMLAVPVFRSGQRVRLIELQADPVSRLIQAIQHMKASGYNTVALLTRTADEARALASNLQAAGAAVNLIDGNQQQYAGGVSVLPVYLSKGLEFDAVLLMDADAEHYPCDPLDAKLMYVGCTRALHELWVLRQADAELSPLIETNDEEIIMLGWPDNMDNNH; from the coding sequence ATGAATGACTCGTTTCAAAGTGCCTATCAAGAAGAAGCTGAACGGCTACATGAGACCATGACGGAAATTCATCGTCAATACGATCGGCTGCACAGTGTTCCTGTATATACGGGGACGGATTTTACCGAGCAAGTGCTGGAAGATACCCGTGAAATGCGCCGACAGCGGTTGCAGCGGGCCATGAAAGAGCCATATTTTGGCCGCCTTGACTTTGAAGAACTTGGCAAGCTCCCATTGCCGCTGTATATCGGTAAGCACGGTGTCGATCGTGATATTAAGCCTGGTCAGGCAGAGAGTTATCCGTATGTCGTCGATTGGCGTGCGCCAGTCGCCAGCTTGTTCTACTCGTTTACGGGCGGCACAGATTTAATTAGTTACGAAGCACCAGAAGGTGCAATTGAAGGATATGTACATCTAAAACGGAACCTCGTGATTCGTGAGCAGTCTCTTCAACGGGTTGTAGATACGTTTAATCGTGAGGAAGGCGAAGGAGACGGGCCTGTTACGGACGAATTCCTCGTGTACCGTCTAGGTGAAAATAAAGACAATCGTCTACGTGATATCGTATCTACGATTCAAGTAGAGCAAGATCGAATTATTCGCGCTCCCAAGAACAAAGCGCTGTTTATCCAAGGGGTTGCTGGAAGCGGTAAGACAACTGTTGCCTTGCACCGTCTCGCTTTTTTGCTCTATCAATATCACGAGCAAATTCGCGCCGACAAGATGATGATTTTTGCTCCGAACCGGATGTTTCTCGATTATATCTCGAATGTCCTGCCTGAATTGGGCGTTGGCAACATTCAGCAGCGGACGTTTCCCGAATGGACGCTCGAAGTGATTGGACTTGAAGGCAAAGTTGAGCTGGCATCTTCCATGGAACAAGCTGAAAAATGGTTTGGTTCTATCGCTGGACGGCCTGTACTCGATGATCAAGTGTCTGGGCGCTTTAAAGGCTCCATTGCCTTTATGCGTATGATTGAGGCTCGTCTCTCCGCGTGGGAGCAACAAGCTGTGCCAGTTGAAAACTTTATTCCATGGGACGGCGGTGTGTTGTCCAATCGCATCATCTCGGATTGGTTCTACAACGAGTACCGTTCATATGAGCCTGCAAAGCGAAAAGAGCGTGTATTCAGCCGTATTCAACGTTGGATTGAAATGGAACTGAAACACGAACGTTCCAAAACGTTGCTGAAAGAGAAGAAAAAATCAGCAAGCCAGCGTTTGAAGTCCTACATGAAAAAGTGGGCTGATCTCGATACGTTCAGCATGTATCGTTCCTTATTCGATCCTAAGCAGCCGTTGAACGTTTCGCTAGAGAGCATGGAGGACGCGGAGCACTTAACGCATTCAGAACATTCAGCGCATTCAGACCGTGTAGACGATTTGCCGGTCATACCGCCAGATGTGCAGAAGGAAACTTTCGCCTACTTGCGCAAAAAGACGGTTCGGCATGAGGATTTGGCAGCGATGCTGTACTTGCATGTTCGCTTGAACGGCGTTGCGAGCGAATATCGATACGACCATGTCGTCATTGACGAAGCGCAAGATTTCTCACCGCTGCAAGTGGCTGTACTTGATTACTTCGTGCGTAACCATTCGTTCACGGTGCTAGGTGATTTGTCACAAGGGATTCATGCGTATGCAGGCATCTTGGACTGGTCGGAAATGCGCTCGTTGTTCAAGACGGATGAAAATGATTATTTTGCCTTAACACGCAGCTATCGTTCTACGATGGAGATCATTCATTTCGCCAACGTCATTCTCGAACGTGGCGTCAAGACCGATATGCTAGCTGTACCTGTGTTCCGTAGCGGGCAGAGAGTGCGCCTTATTGAACTGCAAGCTGATCCCGTATCGCGGCTTATCCAAGCGATTCAGCATATGAAGGCTAGCGGCTACAATACGGTGGCACTGCTAACTCGCACGGCAGACGAAGCACGTGCATTAGCAAGCAACCTACAAGCCGCAGGAGCTGCCGTCAACTTAATAGACGGCAACCAACAGCAATACGCCGGCGGCGTCTCTGTACTGCCCGTCTATTTGTCTAAAGGGCTGGAATTTGACGCCGTGCTGCTGATGGATGCGGATGCAGAACATTATCCATGCGACCCGCTCGACGCCAAGCTCATGTATGTCGGCTGTACGCGTGCCCTGCATGAATTGTGGGTGCTGCGCCAAGCAGACGCCGAGCTGTCACCGCTTATCGAAACTAACGATGAAGAGATCATCATGCTCGGTTGGCCGGACAACATGGATAACAACCACTAA
- a CDS encoding VanW family protein: protein MFSPALRPIPRSAVRLWCGKKAYRLKRYVKWFTMRKQFATTRLKELLPYVVATHQTPLYRVLQHVDMHIQRNKVHNLKLAIAQLDGLIVNPRETLSYWRLIGNPTRRKGYVEGMILFYGQMKLGIGGGLCQLSNLIYWITLHTPLQVTERHRHSYDVFPDANRTQPFGSGATCAYNYLDLMIRNDTDDAYQLHLYVTDEMLVGEWRSVMPSRYQVHIYEREHRMYEQPWGGYVRENVIARKVINEAGECCKDEEVARNQALMMYAPLLEGCK from the coding sequence ATGTTTAGTCCAGCTCTGCGTCCAATTCCGCGATCAGCCGTCCGGCTTTGGTGCGGAAAAAAAGCTTACCGACTGAAACGTTATGTAAAATGGTTTACGATGCGCAAGCAATTTGCCACAACCCGCTTAAAGGAGCTGTTGCCCTATGTTGTGGCTACGCATCAAACGCCGTTGTACCGCGTGTTGCAGCATGTAGATATGCACATTCAACGCAACAAAGTCCACAATTTGAAGCTGGCCATAGCACAGCTAGATGGGCTTATTGTTAACCCAAGGGAGACGTTATCGTATTGGCGTTTGATCGGCAATCCGACTCGGCGTAAAGGGTACGTCGAAGGAATGATTTTATTTTACGGTCAAATGAAGTTAGGAATTGGAGGCGGACTGTGCCAGTTATCCAATCTGATATATTGGATAACGTTGCATACGCCTTTGCAAGTGACAGAAAGGCATCGACATTCGTATGACGTCTTTCCCGATGCCAATCGAACCCAGCCTTTTGGAAGCGGAGCAACGTGCGCTTACAATTACTTGGATCTCATGATTCGTAATGACACGGATGACGCCTATCAATTGCATCTCTATGTCACCGATGAAATGCTAGTAGGGGAATGGCGCTCTGTTATGCCTAGCCGCTATCAGGTTCACATATATGAGCGGGAGCATCGGATGTACGAGCAACCTTGGGGCGGCTATGTACGGGAAAATGTCATTGCCCGCAAAGTAATCAATGAGGCGGGTGAATGCTGCAAAGATGAGGAAGTAGCCCGCAATCAAGCGTTAATGATGTATGCACCATTATTGGAAGGCTGTAAATGA
- a CDS encoding NupC/NupG family nucleoside CNT transporter — protein MGDLLHGLLGISVVFLLAYLLSYNRREIRWRPIIIGFAVQFVFALIVLKWSAGREMLKRVSDGVSSVISYANEGIMFLFGGLYSEQSGIAFVMAFNVLPLIIFFASLIAILYHLGIMQLFIKYIGGAISKLMGTSQAESVSAAANIFVGYTEAPLVIKPYIANLTRSEMFAVLTGGLASVSGSVLASYSALGVPMEYLIAGAFMSAPAGLVLAKIVMPETEQIVNKQVKFEKSDSVNVVDAAANGAIDGLKLAANVGALLLAFVALIALANGLVGWVAGWFGYEITIQQMLGYLFAPLVFAIGVPWNDAVIAGSLLGQKLVLNEFVAYIDFAKHMKSLDEKTIGIMSFALLGFANVSSMAVLIGGVGGMAPTRRGEIAKVGLKVILAGALASVLNGAIAGMLL, from the coding sequence ATGGGGGATCTGTTGCACGGACTTCTTGGTATTTCAGTCGTATTTTTGCTAGCTTATTTGCTATCTTATAATCGACGTGAAATTCGTTGGCGTCCGATCATTATTGGATTTGCAGTACAGTTTGTGTTTGCACTTATCGTGTTAAAATGGAGTGCTGGGCGAGAGATGCTTAAGCGCGTGTCAGACGGTGTGAGCAGCGTCATTTCTTATGCCAATGAAGGGATTATGTTTTTGTTCGGCGGTTTATATAGTGAACAATCGGGCATAGCGTTCGTCATGGCGTTCAATGTGTTGCCGCTCATCATTTTCTTCGCGTCCTTAATCGCGATTTTGTACCATTTAGGTATTATGCAACTGTTCATCAAATATATCGGCGGAGCTATTTCCAAGCTGATGGGAACGAGCCAAGCGGAGTCGGTTTCCGCTGCCGCTAACATTTTTGTTGGCTATACAGAAGCGCCACTCGTCATTAAGCCGTATATCGCGAACTTAACCCGTTCGGAAATGTTTGCCGTTCTAACAGGTGGATTGGCAAGCGTATCGGGTTCGGTGCTTGCCTCGTACTCTGCACTCGGAGTGCCAATGGAATACTTAATTGCAGGTGCGTTTATGTCCGCTCCTGCGGGACTCGTGTTGGCGAAGATCGTTATGCCTGAAACGGAACAAATCGTAAATAAACAAGTGAAGTTCGAGAAGTCAGACTCCGTTAATGTCGTTGATGCTGCTGCAAACGGTGCAATTGACGGCCTGAAATTAGCAGCTAACGTTGGTGCGTTGTTGCTCGCGTTCGTTGCCTTGATTGCATTGGCGAACGGCCTCGTGGGCTGGGTTGCAGGCTGGTTCGGCTATGAAATTACGATTCAGCAAATGCTCGGCTATTTATTCGCCCCGCTCGTATTTGCAATCGGGGTTCCTTGGAACGACGCCGTTATCGCAGGCAGCTTGCTCGGTCAAAAGTTAGTTTTGAACGAATTTGTCGCTTATATTGATTTTGCAAAACATATGAAATCATTGGATGAAAAGACAATTGGTATTATGAGTTTTGCGCTGCTCGGCTTCGCAAACGTTAGCTCGATGGCTGTCTTAATTGGCGGTGTCGGCGGTATGGCTCCGACTCGACGTGGTGAAATCGCAAAAGTAGGCCTCAAGGTCATTTTGGCGGGTGCGCTTGCTTCGGTATTAAATGGAGCGATTGCGGGTATGTTGCTTTAA